Proteins encoded by one window of Gemmatimonadota bacterium:
- a CDS encoding ParB/RepB/Spo0J family partition protein, giving the protein MAEPVSALREITIVDIRPNHYQPRKEFSPEELKELADSIRTAGLLQPIAVRNTKDGYELVAGERRLRAVKSLGWTTVPAIVRDYDDRTMLTLALIENLQRADLNPIEEAEGYARLASEFDLTQNEIADLVGKDRSTVANLQRVLQLPAAVRKMLETGALSLGHARPLLALEDAALATKLATEAVEHGLSVRAIEERVRQDAPRHDKPHRGRPRKEDTRPPEVRHVEDLLRKRFQTDVSLFRKKRDKGELRIQFYSTEDLNRLLEAMGAIE; this is encoded by the coding sequence GTGGCGGAGCCAGTCAGTGCACTTCGTGAAATCACGATCGTCGACATCCGACCGAACCACTACCAGCCGAGAAAGGAATTCAGCCCGGAAGAGCTGAAAGAGTTGGCTGATAGCATTCGGACGGCGGGCTTGCTGCAACCGATAGCGGTGCGAAACACAAAGGACGGATATGAGCTCGTCGCCGGCGAGCGTCGCCTCCGCGCAGTCAAATCACTCGGATGGACCACAGTACCAGCAATAGTCCGGGACTACGACGACCGTACAATGCTGACTCTCGCGCTGATAGAGAATTTGCAGCGCGCAGATCTCAACCCGATAGAAGAAGCCGAAGGCTACGCCCGTCTCGCAAGCGAGTTCGACCTTACCCAGAACGAGATCGCGGATCTGGTTGGAAAGGATCGCTCCACCGTCGCGAATCTCCAGCGAGTTCTTCAGCTGCCGGCAGCCGTACGCAAGATGCTCGAGACGGGTGCGTTGAGCCTCGGCCACGCGCGACCACTCCTGGCACTCGAAGATGCCGCGCTGGCCACGAAGCTCGCCACAGAGGCCGTCGAGCATGGCCTCTCGGTCCGCGCAATCGAAGAGCGCGTGAGACAGGACGCACCACGTCATGACAAGCCACACCGCGGCAGGCCACGTAAGGAAGACACCCGTCCGCCTGAAGTAAGACATGTCGAAGATCTCCTGCGAAAGCGTTTTCAAACTGATGTTTCACTCTTTCGAAAGAAGCGCGACAAGGGTGAGCTCAGAATCCAGTTCTATTCCACTGAAGATCTGAATCGCCTCCTGGAAGCCATGGGAGCAATCGAGTGA
- a CDS encoding BMP family protein, translating to MFAIAIVACGGAREQAKPASNAFKVALVTTGSISDQGWNAGAYQGLLAIKDSLGAHISNVQTQTPAEIDENFRQYGAQGYNLVFGHGFEYQDPAIRVAPSFPKTVFVTTSGVKTAPNVGGVYFTFSDGAYLAGIVAGAASRSGVIGAIGGTQLPPVVAAFKAFEAGAKSVNPNVKLLTAYVGNWDDASAAREQALAQIARGADVIFQDADAAGLGVFQAARQSRTVRIIGSNSDQNGVAPEVTLGSVVIDLPRAMMIIARDVKSGAFKGHVYRLGENDGVVRWVPNPRLAPEILPATVARLDSARKLIDAKTLKVPE from the coding sequence TTGTTCGCAATCGCGATCGTGGCTTGCGGAGGCGCCAGAGAGCAGGCGAAGCCAGCATCCAATGCATTCAAGGTCGCACTCGTGACGACAGGATCGATCTCGGATCAGGGCTGGAACGCTGGCGCCTATCAGGGCCTCCTGGCAATCAAGGACTCGCTCGGCGCGCATATCTCGAACGTCCAGACGCAGACGCCGGCGGAGATAGACGAGAACTTTCGGCAGTACGGCGCGCAGGGATACAACCTCGTTTTCGGACACGGCTTCGAGTATCAGGATCCAGCGATCCGCGTCGCGCCGTCGTTCCCCAAAACGGTATTCGTGACTACCTCAGGGGTGAAAACAGCACCGAACGTCGGCGGTGTCTATTTCACCTTTTCGGACGGTGCATATCTGGCCGGCATTGTCGCAGGCGCGGCCTCTCGCAGTGGCGTCATTGGAGCGATCGGCGGGACACAGCTACCCCCAGTCGTTGCTGCATTCAAGGCATTCGAAGCGGGTGCAAAGTCTGTCAATCCGAATGTGAAGCTGCTCACCGCCTACGTTGGGAATTGGGATGACGCAAGCGCAGCCCGGGAGCAGGCGCTCGCACAGATCGCCCGCGGCGCGGACGTGATATTCCAGGATGCAGATGCGGCCGGACTTGGCGTTTTCCAGGCAGCGCGTCAATCCCGGACTGTCCGTATAATCGGATCCAACTCCGACCAGAACGGAGTTGCACCGGAAGTCACGCTCGGAAGCGTCGTGATCGATCTTCCAAGAGCAATGATGATCATCGCACGCGACGTGAAGAGTGGCGCGTTCAAGGGTCACGTTTACCGACTGGGCGAAAATGACGGCGTCGTTCGCTGGGTGCCCAATCCCAGGCTTGCACCCGAGATCTTGCCGGCAACGGTTGCCAGGTTGGACTCGGCTCGGAAGCTGATCGACGCGAAAACACTAAAGGTGCCGGAATGA
- a CDS encoding Nif3-like dinuclear metal center hexameric protein, with protein MTTTALVVRYLDDLLETDSVPDYPNALNGLQLANSGSVSRVAAAVDFSLRTITAAAQADANLLIVHHGMFWGGLQPIRGKYFDRIRALLARDIAVYSSHLPLDRHALYGNNALLAAELGLEPSAEFARFRTISIGVSGESDVATTELAARADAFVRSHGGSARTTPIDSGRRTHAWAICTGAGASTETLNEARDRGIDTLIVGEGSHHTAVDADESGITVIYAGHYATETLGVRALAAHVSDRFGVPWTFIEAPTGL; from the coding sequence ATGACGACAACCGCTCTCGTCGTCAGATATCTGGACGACTTGCTGGAAACCGACTCTGTGCCGGATTACCCGAACGCCTTGAATGGCCTCCAACTGGCGAACAGCGGTTCCGTAAGTCGAGTGGCGGCTGCAGTGGATTTTTCATTACGCACAATCACGGCTGCAGCACAGGCTGACGCGAACCTGCTGATAGTGCATCACGGAATGTTCTGGGGCGGACTGCAGCCGATACGCGGAAAGTACTTCGATCGAATCCGAGCGCTCCTGGCGCGAGACATCGCAGTCTATTCGTCTCATCTGCCGCTCGACCGACATGCGCTGTATGGCAATAACGCGCTGCTTGCCGCCGAGCTTGGGCTGGAGCCATCTGCCGAGTTCGCTCGCTTCAGGACGATATCGATCGGTGTATCGGGTGAGAGTGATGTCGCAACGACAGAGCTTGCAGCACGTGCGGATGCCTTCGTTCGATCGCACGGTGGCTCGGCACGAACGACACCCATCGACTCGGGACGCAGAACGCACGCGTGGGCAATCTGCACGGGTGCCGGTGCGAGTACCGAAACCCTGAACGAAGCGCGCGATCGCGGCATCGACACACTGATAGTCGGTGAGGGATCACACCACACCGCGGTGGACGCGGACGAGAGTGGGATCACTGTCATCTACGCGGGCCATTATGCTACAGAGACGCTCGGTGTACGCGCGCTTGCAGCCCACGTTTCGGACCGTTTCGGTGTGCCATGGACATTTATAGAGGCACCAACGGGTCTCTGA
- a CDS encoding ABC transporter ATP-binding protein → MSGVALELASITKRFGRLTALDGASLQARRGTVHALLGENGAGKTTLMRIAFGMLRPDSGSIAVDGTDRSFASPADAIAAGIGMVHQHFTLVPAMTVAENIALGGRGTFRPTQIRDAILALSARTGLAVDPSARIEDLPAGAQQRVEILKALSRDTRILILDEPTAVLTPTESRELLHKARELVSDGGTAILITHKLRDALEFADDITVLRRGSTVWSGHASEATEETLVAAMLGGERTSTEIQPVTAIATDRNATVLSLENVSVRDDGGVERLRSVTLSVHAGEIVGIAAVEGNGQRELLRVLAGRMRVTSGDVGIPPVVGFIPEDRHRDALIQDFSLRDNVALLGASTRHGVMSWAAIGRRTRELIRDYDVRAPDELTRARSLSGGNQQKLVVGREIEGSQTALVAENPSRGLDVQATAAVHARILAARDAGMAVVIYSSDLDEVLALAERVVVVHAGKVTEPPREYESIGRAMLGLPVS, encoded by the coding sequence GTGAGCGGCGTCGCACTCGAGCTGGCGTCGATCACCAAGCGCTTCGGCCGGTTGACAGCACTGGATGGTGCATCGTTGCAAGCACGGCGTGGAACTGTCCATGCATTGCTCGGCGAGAACGGCGCTGGCAAGACGACACTCATGCGCATCGCATTCGGGATGCTGCGGCCGGACTCGGGCAGCATTGCGGTTGACGGCACCGATCGATCATTTGCATCGCCTGCCGATGCGATAGCTGCCGGAATCGGGATGGTACATCAGCACTTCACGCTGGTACCGGCCATGACAGTCGCCGAAAATATTGCACTGGGCGGCCGAGGCACTTTTCGTCCCACGCAAATTCGCGACGCGATCCTGGCGCTGTCTGCGCGCACAGGACTCGCGGTCGATCCGTCGGCGCGGATCGAAGATCTTCCTGCCGGAGCACAACAGCGGGTCGAAATCCTCAAGGCATTGTCCCGCGATACGAGAATACTCATACTGGATGAGCCTACGGCAGTGTTGACTCCAACCGAGTCGAGGGAGCTGCTTCACAAGGCGCGCGAGCTCGTAAGCGATGGCGGGACTGCGATCCTTATAACACACAAGCTTCGCGATGCACTGGAATTTGCGGACGATATCACAGTGCTGAGACGCGGCTCGACCGTATGGAGCGGACACGCGTCCGAAGCAACTGAAGAGACTCTTGTTGCCGCCATGTTGGGTGGAGAGCGGACCAGCACCGAGATACAACCGGTTACCGCAATCGCAACAGATCGTAACGCCACTGTCCTCTCGCTGGAGAACGTTTCTGTTCGCGACGACGGTGGCGTGGAGCGGCTCAGATCCGTCACGCTTTCCGTTCATGCAGGAGAAATAGTTGGGATCGCGGCGGTGGAAGGAAATGGGCAGCGCGAACTGCTACGCGTCCTTGCCGGACGAATGCGTGTCACTAGCGGCGACGTGGGGATCCCACCGGTAGTTGGCTTCATTCCGGAAGACCGGCATCGCGATGCGTTGATCCAGGATTTTTCGTTGCGTGACAATGTTGCTCTGCTCGGTGCAAGTACCCGCCACGGAGTGATGAGCTGGGCTGCCATCGGGAGGCGAACTCGCGAGCTCATTCGAGATTACGATGTACGGGCTCCTGACGAGCTGACGCGAGCTCGCTCGCTTTCGGGTGGCAATCAACAGAAATTGGTCGTTGGACGGGAGATCGAGGGATCGCAGACCGCACTGGTTGCGGAGAACCCGTCTCGTGGACTCGACGTACAGGCAACTGCAGCGGTACACGCACGCATTCTCGCGGCGCGTGATGCCGGCATGGCGGTCGTGATCTACTCATCGGATCTGGATGAGGTTCTCGCACTCGCCGAGCGCGTAGTTGTCGTGCACGCGGGGAAGGTGACGGAACCGCCTCGTGAATACGAGTCGATCGGTAGAGCGATGCTCGGGCTGCCCGTATCATGA
- a CDS encoding ABC transporter permease, whose translation MTETMAFVVDMLVHATPLVITGLAVALAFRAGVWNIGADGQFIAGATAAAWVGVSAPAGIGWLALIIALIAGVVAGAIWAAIAAWLRSRFGVLEVISTIMLNFIATYGASFLVRGPLQEPTHVYPQTSGIVSGAHMPILLDGTRLHWGFVIAVALAVIAWWVMKYSATGFRVRASGVNPFAARSAGLIDVSRVTAFAFVASGAIAGMAGAIEVSGVTFALYENISPGYGYTAIAVALLAGLNPLGVIGTGILFGALETAAGAMQRNIGIPSTTASVIEAIVILAVIAIAQLRADRVTTSA comes from the coding sequence ATGACGGAGACAATGGCATTCGTCGTCGACATGCTGGTGCATGCTACGCCGCTGGTGATAACAGGCCTCGCAGTTGCGCTCGCCTTCCGCGCCGGAGTATGGAACATCGGCGCAGATGGTCAGTTCATCGCTGGTGCGACGGCGGCTGCGTGGGTCGGCGTTTCCGCACCGGCCGGGATCGGGTGGCTTGCACTGATAATCGCTCTGATTGCGGGCGTGGTTGCCGGTGCCATCTGGGCCGCCATCGCGGCGTGGTTGAGATCGCGCTTTGGCGTCCTTGAAGTGATCAGTACGATAATGCTGAATTTCATCGCTACATACGGCGCCTCGTTCCTGGTACGCGGTCCGTTGCAGGAACCAACGCACGTCTATCCGCAGACCAGTGGCATCGTGAGCGGCGCGCACATGCCAATCCTTCTGGACGGGACGAGGTTGCACTGGGGGTTTGTCATTGCAGTAGCACTTGCAGTGATAGCGTGGTGGGTGATGAAGTACTCCGCAACGGGCTTCAGAGTGAGAGCGAGTGGTGTCAATCCTTTTGCAGCTCGAAGCGCCGGCCTCATAGATGTCTCCAGAGTGACCGCGTTTGCTTTCGTCGCGAGTGGAGCAATTGCAGGAATGGCTGGAGCGATCGAGGTATCGGGCGTAACGTTTGCCCTGTACGAAAACATCTCGCCCGGGTATGGCTACACGGCGATCGCAGTCGCGCTTCTGGCCGGACTCAATCCACTCGGGGTGATCGGCACCGGGATTCTATTTGGCGCACTCGAGACTGCCGCCGGTGCCATGCAGCGTAACATCGGGATTCCATCTACCACAGCGTCGGTAATCGAGGCCATCGTGATTCTGGCAGTCATCGCAATTGCGCAACTTCGGGCCGACAGAGTGACAACAAGCGCATGA
- a CDS encoding ABC transporter permease, translating to MIDGTSAFLEGVVRTATPLAFAALGETVTERSGIINIGLEGSIIAGALGAVVGAGYGGVWAGFAFAAVCGCAVAAIFALFAVTLRADQIISGTAVTLLALGGTGTLYRILYGSAGAALNTPTLDPMPIPLLSRTPVVGRALFVQPSITYVLYVLVPVVMWWTYRTHAGLGLRAIGENPAAAIAAGIRAKKVQFLAVLFGGLLGGISGGTLVLAQAGTFVEGMSAGRGFIAIAIVVLGRWNPLGAALAALLFGAASALQFFFQATGSNLPYQLFLAFPYVLTLVALAATHGRTNSPAALGRQDFEQS from the coding sequence ATGATCGACGGGACCTCTGCATTCCTCGAGGGCGTCGTGCGGACCGCCACTCCACTCGCATTCGCCGCGCTTGGCGAGACCGTTACGGAGCGGAGCGGCATAATAAATATCGGGTTGGAGGGAAGCATCATCGCCGGCGCGTTGGGTGCTGTCGTTGGTGCGGGATACGGTGGAGTCTGGGCCGGCTTTGCGTTCGCAGCTGTGTGCGGTTGCGCGGTCGCTGCAATTTTCGCCTTGTTTGCGGTCACGCTGCGTGCGGATCAGATCATATCGGGCACGGCTGTCACTTTGCTCGCGTTGGGTGGAACGGGAACACTGTACCGCATCCTGTACGGAAGCGCCGGTGCCGCTCTAAATACGCCTACACTCGATCCGATGCCGATACCGTTGCTGTCCCGGACTCCGGTAGTTGGCCGCGCGTTATTTGTGCAGCCGTCAATCACGTACGTCCTTTACGTGCTTGTTCCGGTGGTTATGTGGTGGACATACCGGACGCATGCAGGGCTCGGCCTGCGCGCGATTGGTGAAAATCCAGCGGCGGCAATAGCTGCTGGTATCCGCGCGAAAAAAGTGCAATTCCTTGCTGTGCTGTTTGGCGGGTTGCTCGGAGGCATAAGTGGTGGCACGCTCGTACTTGCACAGGCTGGCACCTTCGTCGAAGGCATGTCTGCTGGACGCGGCTTCATCGCCATAGCGATAGTTGTTCTCGGACGATGGAACCCGCTCGGCGCTGCACTTGCGGCGCTCCTGTTCGGGGCTGCGAGCGCGTTGCAATTTTTCTTTCAGGCAACCGGGAGTAACCTGCCGTATCAGCTATTTCTCGCCTTTCCGTACGTCCTTACTCTGGTCGCGCTGGCCGCTACGCACGGAAGAACCAACTCGCCGGCGGCGCTTGGAAGACAGGACTTCGAACAGAGTTAG
- a CDS encoding acyloxyacyl hydrolase, whose translation MTLAIMSARSGAQAARGPAAEVLAPPVDSSLIARPADHHWSYGAWFAGGTHEPIKTREGHMEDRALYVAGVSAARLIGRWRFGEVSFTPTLVPAVIATANREYETVFYNGGGVGLLPYKKTAFGAGLIPIAAEATLHLSDRTGIVIGGGGGAAFFDRRIPDPAETRFNFLADGHTGMYLHSSFGTATFGFRLQHISNGGTGRVNPGMDTRMLYIGFRP comes from the coding sequence GTGACGTTAGCCATTATGTCGGCGCGGTCTGGTGCACAGGCCGCGAGAGGGCCGGCAGCCGAGGTGCTGGCCCCACCGGTTGACTCGAGTTTGATTGCCCGTCCCGCGGACCATCACTGGTCCTATGGGGCATGGTTCGCTGGTGGGACTCATGAGCCTATCAAGACGCGCGAAGGTCACATGGAAGACCGTGCGCTCTATGTAGCCGGCGTTAGCGCGGCGCGTTTAATCGGTCGGTGGCGGTTCGGCGAAGTCAGCTTCACTCCAACTCTGGTTCCAGCGGTAATCGCGACGGCAAACAGGGAATACGAAACGGTGTTTTACAATGGAGGCGGGGTTGGGCTCCTGCCCTACAAGAAGACGGCGTTCGGAGCTGGCCTGATTCCGATCGCCGCTGAAGCCACGCTGCATCTGTCAGACAGGACTGGTATCGTCATTGGTGGGGGTGGCGGAGCCGCGTTCTTCGATCGCCGAATTCCGGATCCCGCTGAAACCCGGTTCAACTTCCTCGCGGATGGCCACACCGGCATGTATCTCCACTCCAGCTTCGGAACGGCCACCTTTGGATTCAGATTGCAGCATATATCGAACGGTGGCACCGGGCGCGTCAACCCGGGAATGGATACGCGGATGTTGTACATCGGCTTCAGGCCTTAG